The Anguilla anguilla isolate fAngAng1 chromosome 4, fAngAng1.pri, whole genome shotgun sequence genome has a window encoding:
- the ctns gene encoding cystinosin — protein sequence MAEDLFLSALVIAVFMLITCDASIFLSAPATVHLGQDSSKNVTVVPSAPLNVTVVIGFNITYASKSASIVVLPEEVELPAEAKSCVFEVHAERVGQVTAYLYSNSTVVKSDKTRIRFMVVRSNILEIINQVIGWIYFLAWSVSFYPQLYENWKRKSVVGLNFDFLALNLTGFIAYSVFNVGLFWTPYLKEEFLKIYPNGVNPVDANDVFFSLHAVVLTLLYVCQCTVYERGDQKVSKVAIALLVIAWTFALVTLFIAVARKITWLEYIYYFSYIKLGVTLVKYIPQAYMNYKRQSTEGWSIGNVLLDFTGGSFSLIQMFLQSYNNDEWKLIFGDPTKFGLGVFSILFDILFIVQHYCLYRRSDPEYQSFD from the exons ATGGCAGAAGATCTATTTCTGTCTGCACTGGTTATCGCTGTATTCATGCTTATAACCTGTG ATGCAAGTATTTTCCTTTCGGCACCAGCTACAGTACATTTAGGGCAGGACAGTTCCAAAAACGTCACCGTTGTTCCAAG TGCTCCACTGAATGTAACAGTAGTCATAGGCTTTAACATCACCTACGCTTCTAAAAGTGCCAGTATTGTTGTACTCCCAGAAGAG GTAGAATTGCCAGCAGAAGCCAAATCATGTGTGTTTGAAGTCCACGCAGAACGTGTGGGCCAGGTGACGGCATATTTGTACAGCAACAGCACCGTTGTGAAAAG CGACAAAACCAGGATCCGTTTTATGGTTGTCAGAAGCAATATCCTTGAGATAATCAACCAAGTGATTGGCTGGATTTACTTTCTTGCATGGTCTGTTTCATTCTACCCTCAGCTATATGaaaactggaaaagaaaaag CGTGGTTGGACTGAACTTTGATTTCCTGGCCCTCAACCTCACTGGATTCATTGCATACAGTGTCTTCAATGTAGGCCTCTTCTGGACACCCTACTTGAAG GAGGAGTTCTTGAAGATATATCCCAATGGGGTGAACCCTGTTGATGCCAATGATGTATTTTTTAGCCTCCATGCTGTAGTTTTGACACTACtttatgtgtgtcagtgtaccGTGTATGAG AGAGGGGACCAGAAGGTGTCCAAAGTTGCCATTGCCTTACTGGTAATTGCCTGGACATTTGCTTTGGTGACCCTCTTCATTGCTGTGGCCAGGAAGATCACCTGGCTGgaatacatatattatttttccTACATCAAGTTAGGCGTCACACTGGTCAAATACATCCCACAG GCTTACATGAACTACAAGAGACAAAGTACAGAGGGGTGGAGCATTGGCAATGTGCTGCTGGATTTCACTGGCGGCAGCTTTAGCCTCATTCAGATGTTCCTGCAGTCATACAACAATG atGAGTGGAAGCTGATTTTCGGAGACCCCACAAAGTTTGGATTAGGTGTATTCTCCATATTGTTcgatattttatttatagttcAACACTATTGTTTGTATCGACGATCGGACCCAGAATATCAGAGTTTCGACTAG
- the ccl25b gene encoding C-C motif chemokine 25b has product MRFGVLFLLLLLACLYLSLAQGTYENCCLKRVDRARQSTIKRVVHYRVQETDGGCNLPAIVFTMKGGRTFCANPNRKWVQKLKKNIDERKA; this is encoded by the exons ATGAGGTTCGGTGTCTTGTTCTTGCTCCTGCTTCTGGCCTGTTTGTACCTCAGCCTGGCACAAG GAACTTATGAGAACTGCTGTCTGAAGCGTGTTGATCGAGCGAGACAGTCTACAATAAAGAGGGTGGTACACTACCGGGTGCAGGAAACTGATGGAGGATGCAACCTACCTGCCATTGT GTTCACAATGAAGGGGGGGAGGACCTTCTGCGCTAACCCCAACCGTAAGTGGGTACAGAAACTGAAGAAGAACATTGATGAAAGAAAG GCTTAA